In the genome of Raphanus sativus cultivar WK10039 chromosome 9, ASM80110v3, whole genome shotgun sequence, the window ACTAAACTTAAAAAATGGATCTAATAAAAAGATTAGAGTACTTTCATTGAAATTTAtgctatataaattttaaataaataattatttttatattaatttttaactaaattaaaattaaaataaagctaagcaaataataaatctaaacaCTTAGAAATTCTTATAtagttttcatttaaatttttgtttctacATTTTGGCCTAGAAAAACACATAGTCATTTACTGAaaacacataaaagataaaaacataGACCCAAAAAATCGGATGAATAACTATGATGATAGATAGTGTGgtaaacacataaaatattaatcgaaatgaaaatattttaattctattATTTACCTCAGTAAAAGCAACGGTAACCACAGCTATCTGTAGTTTTTACACGTGTCTAAAGTATCTTTTTATAGAGTTCCGCGCGCGGCACTCTGAAAACAGAGGATCACTTTCTTTATTCTCtgcaaatctctctctctctttcctccaTTATCGCTCGCTCTGCTCCGCTTTACTCCCCCCTTCAAGAATCTCAAGTCAAAAATGCTCGCCGTATTTCATAAATCCCTGACGGAACCGTCTCTCAAACTGATGGGAACGGTGGTGGTTGACAACCTTCCGACGGAGCAGTCCGAGGAAACGATGAAAGAGCTGTCGCGTCTCTTCAAAGACGAGCACAAAGAGCCCATGGCAATACACTTGCTTCCGCATTGCATTCTCAATACCGTGCTTGATCATAAATCCGTGATTTCTCCAAAGGTAAGCTTTGTTTTCTTGCGATCTacgttttcttttcttttacgtTAGCATTGAGTAGAAAGGAAACAAGAAAGTGTAGATCAGATCTTGGTTTCATCTCGTTTTGCTTACTGTGGATCACACCTGAATCAATCCCCCCCAGTGTTTTGGCGGTCAAAGATGATGTCGTTTGCATCTTTCGAGGAACTATTGAGAACAGAGCGGAAATTGCGGCTTCGTATCACCATCCGATACCAAAGAAGGACGCTGTTGTTGTGTTATGGGTTTACAATAACTTGGGTACTAAAGAGGACGAGACTCCATGGATTGACGCAGTCAAACAGTTCAAAGGTGGTTTCTCGTTTGTCCTATATGATGCAAAGAGGAAGAGCTTTTTTGTCACTTCGGTaattttgtaaacttttatCTCTAATTCAGGTGTTCATCATTTTAGCATAAACTAACCTATTTACTTTTGGCAGGGTCTTGATGGCATTCCATGCTATTGGGGACTTTCCCAACATGGTACCATCCTCTTCTCGTCTTGCTTGGAGATGGCGAGCACAAAGTGCGAAAACTTCTGTGGACAAATACCCAAGGGTTGTTACTATGCAAGTGGAAAAGGTTTGAGGAACTTTGAAACTCCAGATGTTGAGTTGAAGCCTGAGTTTGTACCACCACCAGCGAACCAATAGAAGGGCCCAATTTGTACGAGAATCTATATATCTTGCCACTATGTACTAGACCAATAtaaacatagttttttttttcttttttggtcaaagacCCATTATAAACATGGGGGAATTTGTGAGATGTACATAAGGGAGAAAAAACTCAAGAATATAGCCATTCTACAGCTACAAACGGTGGATAGGACAATTAGAACACAATCTTGACCAAAATCTCCTTTTAGGCGCGTGCGTTTGATGTTGACGCTCTAAAACTGAATTTGTGATACAATACTATATAACATATAGTATAGTCTAAAGATTGtgacaattaaaaatatagcaATACATGGAAAAGTGTTTGTCTGTGTATTATCAAACTCTTCGGTTTAGCATATTGAATAGCCctaatttgaatattagttggttttggattgtttttatcatatattaatatccTATCGTAGAATtggattttaaattcatatttttggaactttacatgtgaattttatattaaaattaaaacataaaatacatagtttgaacACATTTATGTAGAGTGTGAAAAAATTTATTAGAGTGTGAATGTTCATTCTTAAATAATTGTGAGACTGCCACATTCCATTATAGTGtgaataaatttcttaaaatatttctcctttaatatatatatacaatgaaacctctataaattaataattttggtactacaccaaaattataaatttttattaatttatagagattattaatttatcgatatactaattgaaccaaaaactcaatttgggattataaaattatattaatttatatagatttttagtgtatattaatttattgattattaatttaaagatgttatactgtatataggaGATATGTTggctgaacatttgtaattgtaattgtgtactgaaatctattttgaatttatgatgagtctAATCAATTTGGGCTTAAATTTTTATTACcatgtttatatctataaaaactgtAATATGGTCAATAAgcaatttttattacaaaacatattttacaattttttaatatttaactttcacatcattgagaagtattttaatgattttagaaccatcatcttattgtttccaaaattgaattactttgactttagtcttccacatagttttgaaagctTTCAACTAAACGAATAAAATTGATgcatccaatatatatatatatatttgaatatttataaaataaaattcatgttaatacaattttataattattttgtatcttattataacaaaacaaattaagctattgatcacaaaattttcaaagtgatatattcaaatttctaataatttataaacgttttgaaaaattcaaaaaataacatataagaaaaaaatctaaatgtttttattatatagttaatgtgatttttaatatcttttaataatataaaaaaactaagatacaaaaattgctatcaaatattcactattcataataattaatttttcatatattcgttaattatattaggtaatttcatagcttttgtttaaggaaagtgcgagattgtttttgtacattatttatcaattcgatagttagtttaataaaaaagtgtaatataagttaaaatGAACAATTTTACTTTTCTAAgaatgatatattttatatagttatttattaaatgaaacttcacaatcatacggttctatgatcatttatatcgtttttataacaaaatatttaaatcattgataacaaaattttcaatgtgaaaatttttgataagtttataatttataaattttcttgaaaactcattgaaagttttgaaattaaaatatttatgtaatcttatatggtatatagtttaatctatatatttatttgttttattattaaatgatactttttactcatatggtttttaaaatcatgtgtatcttttaataataaaagtgttaaaccattgatcattaatttttaacataatagttaatagttttagtcattattgtcattttttaaaattcaaaatataacatatatgaaaaatctaaattttaattttatagctaattcgattgtttaatttattttaataatataaaattaaacaaaaaatgatggaggagatataaattgttatcaaatatatattattagatacattcattgtcatatatatatatattaatcatttatggtaatttcgtaggttttatttaaggaaagaaaaaaaaatagtaaattatatctagcggaacaatcataaatgcttcTATCGTAATCATATCattcatatcatatagtttgaccaaAGAATGTATCTAGCGACATATAAAAGTCGAATGTATCTAGcgacatataaaaatcgaatgtgggtttaaaaatcatgtgtatctttttataataaagtgTTAAActattgatcattaatttttaacataataattttaatagttttagtcatttattgtcatttttaaaaattcaaaatataacatatacaaaaaaatctaaattttatttttatagctaatacgattatttaattttattttgataatataaaatgaaacaaaaaatgatggaggagatataatttgttatcaaatctttattattagaaatattaattgtcatatatatatatatatattagtcattatggtaattccgtaggttttatttaaggaaataaaataaaatagtaattatatctagcggaacaatcataaatgtttctattataaatatcatatcatatcgttatatcatatagtttgaccaaCGAATTTATCTagcaatatataaaaatctaatgtGGACCTACTTATTTTTCAGTTGAATGTAATTGACTATCTAATTGAGTGACACCTAAGCATAGatgtcttttttaattattacaaaattgaggttacaatttttcaaatgtttctcaattaatatataggggataataTAACATAGATGTAGAATAGATTATTCCgaacataaaccctaaaccctaaaccgaaatcctaaatattaaacccaaacctaaaccctaaactcaaaccatataatctaaaccctaaacccaaatcctaaaccctaaacccaaaccaaaaccctaaacccaaaccatataccctaaacccaaacattaaactataaaccctaaacccaaattctgaaCCCTAACCCCAAaccaaaactctaaacccaaaccatatacccagaccatataccctaaactcaaaccctaaacccaaaccctaattctaaaccctaaaccctaaacttaaacCATTATCCATTACATGACAATgttatacatattatggtatggaaaACTCGACAtacccacaaactttgtatatatgaaattttctaaaatttctttagagaGATAGCTGACGAGTGGCGACGGTGttggaaaacaaaacaatataactgatcaagtagtgagtaagaagaatcagaaggcagagaaggagatacaaagtgcaaaagaagagaaaaagaaacgtatcatactatactttaatttaaaatacagtatagtatgataaattgagagagagagagagagagagagaaaccctaaaccctaaactcaaaccatatagtataggcaaagacaaataaacaaacacaaattcatataccctaaacccaaatctaaaaattctaaacccaaatcatataccctaaacctaaaccctaaactataaaccctaaacccaaacccaaaccatataccctaaacctaaaccgtataccctaaacccaaaccctaatcctaaaccctaaaccctaaacctaaactttTATTCATTacgtgactatgctatacatattatggtatggaatactcgacacacccacaaaatttgtatatatgaaattctttaaaatttctttagagagagatgatgagtggcAACAATGTTAGAAaacaaaacagtgtaactgatcaagtagtgagtaagaagaattaAGAGGCAGAGAAGaagatataaattacaaaagaagagaaaaataaatttatcacactatactgtaatttaaaaaagtATGGAACATATGACGTATGATATGGGGATAGggattatgaagaaaattagaGCAATTTAACCGATTGGGAGGATCAAAGTTAATATGATAGGTTGaatatggaatactcgacacaacCACATTATCTAACCAATTGGGAGGGTCAAAGTTAACATAACAGCTTGAGAATGTCAACATGAATGTAACACGAAGGAAAGCTTCTGTGAGAGTTGCGTGCACGTAGAGGAGGAGTAGTGGAGATGATGTAAaaggaagaggaaaaagaggaggaggaagatgatgaggaggaggagtggAGATGATGTAATAGTACATTGTGTTGTACTATTCTATATTTATCGAATGGAATAGTACAACACAACATTTACTGTTTATCTTCTCTATTAATTCTTACGCATCCTCTGTTTTTAATCCACATATATCGAAGTATCAAAATTGTAAAtccaaacaaatatatgaagaaACGTGATCAAACATAGTTGTTAGATCAGATAATTACACCACATGCGAATTATCACTTTCCAAAAAATTTGTAAAGCTTATAAATGATCATGagacaaaagaaagagaataaagatcaaacataaattttggaaaaaaaataatttcaaaagaacaagaTGAACGATAGAAGTGAGAGTGAAAATGAAATAGTAGAATAAAGGatattttttgtctttatacatattatacaaaaaatatcataatcAAAAGTTCTTATGGGTATagagtttttttgttgttttgctaTGGTCATGGCCTGCAATTTCCCTATAAACatagtatgatttttttttttgtgttgttaaAGGTTCAACTATTTCAATGTTTGACCTCTCtgtattttttcttcttcttatagaATTTGTTTCAGTAGATTAGATATATTCTCAGCTATAGTAAAAAGTTGTATTTTGACAAGAAAAAAGGCTAATACATGTAATTACTAGACTAACTCTTAAAGTTTTGTAATTACTAGACTAATTCATAGGGCAAACGAAATTACTAAAAACTCCACCttcagtttatatttttattaattggcattaaaaattattaacagGAAAATGTTCTTTTTAATAAGGAGTCGTCTCCTTTCTTTCA includes:
- the LOC130500212 gene encoding uncharacterized protein LOC130500212, yielding MGTVVVDNLPTEQSEETMKELSRLFKDEHKEPMAIHLLPHCILNTVLDHKSVISPKETRKCRSDLGFISFCLLWITPESIPPSVLAVKDDVVCIFRGTIENRAEIAASYHHPIPKKDAVVVLWVYNNLGTKEDETPWIDAVKQFKGGFSFVLYDAKRKSFFVTSGLDGIPCYWGLSQHGTILFSSCLEMASTKCENFCGQIPKGCYYASGKGLRNFETPDVELKPEFVPPPANQ